A genomic segment from Nicotiana sylvestris chromosome 1, ASM39365v2, whole genome shotgun sequence encodes:
- the LOC138872213 gene encoding uncharacterized protein, producing MTHQVSEIVHSMAPKLKDPCAFTIPYTIGSAEFAKALCELGASFVILDCEVDYEVPIILRRPFLATGKALVDIEARELIFQVGDEKVVFHVCKSTRQSNSNEVCSFVGLVTDVIVDETSDVMNVDDTLEAVLLNFNDEEMEGFVEFDNSKKPSIEEPPTLELKPLPLHLRYEFLVPSSTLPVILSSYLTNVQINLEEYSKPSIEHQRRLNEVMQEFIKKEIIKWLDVRVVYTISDTNLDKVLARCEEIYFVLNWEKCHFMVEEGIALDHNFSKNGIEVDKAKIEDFSEVVNPLCMLLEKVAKFHFNDDCMRAFELLKFKLTTTPIITAPNWSVPFELMCNANDVAVGAVLWQCINKNFQPVYYASKTMNSTQVNYIITEKELFAIVFAIEKFRPCLMDIQDRKGSKNQVVDHLSHLEEERRPHDGFEINDSFPDEQLLAISMKEDGLQNTYRNVSILVGVRKACHLPVELDHKAMWALKKLNLEWDVVDNLRVAQLNELDEFEYNAYTSSSLYKENMKYFHDKYIWNKEFKEGDLVLLFNSRLRMFFGKLKYKCSGPFEVVGVTPFSALDLKNKNNKVFRVNGHGVKHYLGKVGDGHVVAKMVRSRGRGDTSKGRGEPS from the exons GTTTTGTCAttcttgattgtgaggttgactATGAGGTACCGATTATTCTtaggagacctttccttgctacggggaaggctctAGTTGATATTGAAGCCAGAGAACTTATCTTCCaggttggtgatgaaaaagtggttttCCATGTGTGCAAGTCTACGAGGCAATCCAATAGCAATGAGGTGTGCTCTTTCGTGGGCTTGGTGACCGATGTGATTGTGGATGAAACAAGTGATGTGATGAATGTTGATGATACATTGGAGGCCGTCTTGCTCAACTTTAATGATGAAGAGATGGAGGGCTTCGTGGAATTT gacaactccaaaaagccttcaattgaggagcctcccaccttggagttaaagccattgcctcTACATCTTAGGTATGAATTTCTTGtcccttcttctactttaccggttattctttcctcttatttgactaacgtgcag attaattTGGAGGAATATTccaaaccatctattgaacatcaaaggagactcaatgaagtCATGCAAGAGTTTATCAAAAAGgagatcatcaagtggttggatgtcaggGTTGTCTACACCATTTCCGATA caaacttggataaagtgttggcaagatgtgaagaaaTATATTTcgtgctcaattgggagaaatgtcatttcatggttgaggaaggcaTTGCCCTTGACCACAATTTCTCAAAGAACGGCATTGAGGTtgacaaggcaaagattgag GACTTCTCTGAAGTGGTGAACCCATTATGTATGCTTTTGGAGAAAGTTGCTAAGTTTCACTTCAATGATGACTGCATGAGAGCTTTTGAATTGCtaaagttcaagttgactactactcccattatcaccgctccaaattggagtgttccttttgagctcatgtgtaatGCAAATGATGTAGCTGTAGGGGCTGTTTTATGGCAATGCATCAACAAGAATTTTCAACcagtctactatgctagtaagaccatgaatagcACCCAAGTCAACTACATCATTACAGAGAAAGAGCTCTTTGCCATTGTGTTTGCTATTGAGAAGTTCCGCCCATGCTTGATGG acaTCCAAGATCGAAAAGGAAGTAAAAACCAAGTGGTGGACCATTTGTCTCATTTGGAGGAGGAGAGAAGACCGCATGATGGCTTTGAAATCAATGATTCCTTCCCCGATGAGCAACTCTTGGCTATTTCAATGAAAGAG gacggcttacaaaacacctATCGGAATGTCTCCATATTGGTTGGTGTtcggaaagcttgtcatcttccggtagaacttgatcacaaagccatgtgggctttaaagaagttgaatcttgagtgggatgtcgtCGACAACTTAAGGGTGGCACAATTGAATGAGTTGGATGAGTTCGAGTACAATGCATACACAAGTTCATCCTTATACAAAGAGAATATGAAATATTTTCATGACAAGtacatttggaacaaagagttTAAAGAGGGCGATCTTGTGttgttgttcaattctcggttacggatGTTTTTCGGAAAGTTAAAGTATAAATGCAGTGGCCCGTTTGAGGTAGTGGGTGTGACACCCTTTAGTGCATTggacttgaagaataaaaataataaggtgtttagagtcaatggtcacGGGGTGAAGCATTATCTAGGAAAAGTTGGTGATGGCCACGTTGTGGCG AAAATGGTTAGATCCCGTGGCCGTGGTGATACATCAAAGGGGAGGGGTGAACCTTCCTGA